The candidate division WOR-3 bacterium genome window below encodes:
- a CDS encoding sigma-70 family RNA polymerase sigma factor produces MPGFGSDNAAQWSDPARGAAGLRVYSDVIQSEDRLLVEQAQAGDLAAFDALVREHQYRLYCYLYRTCRNAAEAEEMTQEAFVKAWDGLGRFRGAASFKTWLYRIATNLCINRLSRRRPNDPLSDEIPAARRDEPEEVFRRRALAESISHALAVLPADQRSALVLSIYDEMSHEEIAAVMGRSLASVNMLLYRARMSVRQTLEDFRKRGLI; encoded by the coding sequence ATTCCAGGGTTCGGAAGCGACAACGCGGCGCAATGGTCTGACCCGGCGAGAGGTGCGGCGGGGCTGCGTGTCTACAGTGATGTGATCCAGAGCGAGGACCGGCTGCTGGTCGAGCAGGCACAGGCCGGAGACCTGGCTGCGTTCGACGCACTGGTTCGGGAGCACCAATACCGGCTCTACTGCTACCTCTATAGGACGTGCCGTAACGCGGCCGAAGCCGAGGAGATGACACAGGAGGCTTTTGTGAAGGCGTGGGATGGGCTGGGCCGCTTCCGGGGCGCGGCGAGTTTCAAGACCTGGCTGTACCGGATCGCCACGAACCTCTGTATCAATCGGCTGTCGCGGCGGAGGCCCAATGACCCGCTAAGCGACGAAATCCCCGCGGCGCGCCGGGATGAACCGGAGGAGGTGTTCCGTAGGCGGGCTTTGGCAGAGTCCATTTCGCATGCGCTGGCGGTGCTCCCTGCTGATCAACGGTCGGCGCTCGTGCTTTCCATCTACGATGAGATGAGCCACGAAGAGATCGCCGCGGTAATGGGCCGTTCCCTGGCCTCCGTTAACATGTTGCTCTACCGGGCACGCATGAGCGTGCGGCAGACGCTCGAGGATTTCAGAAAACGGGGACTGATATGA